The DNA window TGTCCAGTCCTGCCCACACTGGCTCACATGATGGGTGGACTGTCATAAAATGGCTGATTGGTGATactgaggagatggaggaggggtAGGAGGAGGACGGGTGATGGAGGagtgtaaaaatagaaataaggGAAGCACGATGAATAGGAGTTGGGATGAATAAGAAGAGAAGCGGAGCGTTTTTCCCCTGGTAGAGATTCACTTCTTGTAACCTATATATTTATTCAAGCGTTTCCCATGCCATCTCAGTTCTCAGTCCACCACAGTGGAGTACACTGTGTTCTATAGAGCATCACAGGCGCCCGCGGCCTTCAAAACAGAGTGGAAGAGCAAAGATGCGAGTTCGCTTTAGCTCCATTAGATCATGTTTGAGTGCTTCAACCCAATGCTGACAGGGCACTCCTGATGAAGTCATACATGTCACAGGAATTCACACTCACAGCAAGAAGCAAAGGAGGATGATGAGTAGAGTTatcatcttcttcatcgtcAGGGTGGAGTGAACTTCAGGATTTAGTGCTTTTGTATGTTACTTCTCCAGAGACTGAAACGACATACTCCAGTTTCACTTCTCTCGCTTTCTTTGACCTCGTTCTGCCTGTAGCTGAAATGTAATAGTCTACAAGTATTGTGTTCAAAAAACAAGTCATTGTTGTTGATTTTGTCtttgtgatggttgtgttaATCTTTATGATACTTACCACAACTCCTCCGTCTGTTTTGATGACGTGCAGTTAACTGTGGGTGTTGACGTGTGTCTTTGGTCTTTGAAGCCATCGTAGCTCTCTTCTTATATTACCAGTAATAATTGATTAGttattttagtcatttttaagCTGTCAAAACGGTGTTTCCATCTTCACAAAGGTGAATATTTGCCAGTTGGGTCACCTCgccattttattattattaattttaaagATATTATCTGGGCTTTTTGCCTTTAATGGATAGGACAGAATAAAGTGTGTGAAAACGGGTGTACATGCAACACAGGGCTGGGACAGAACCACACTTTATGGACCAAACATtaacaaatgaagaaaacaactcactaattcattattataaaatgtatcAGTTGCAGCCCTATTTAATGTTGGAAGTCAGTTATGCCAGCTACAGAGGAAACAATTTTTGTGACAAATATTGAACATCAAAACAAATTTTTCATCTTGGACTTTTGGAAATAATCTGACCACCAATAAAACTTGAGTGTGAGTCTTAGAGGTAACAGGATGTACTGATTCATGCCTGTTAAAAGGCATGAATCAGTACAGTTAGTGATCTCTGGTGTCCATCTGCAGTGATAGGCCCATTTCATTATATATAAATCATTCTCATGGAAGTGTTTTTTATGCTTCATAGATAATTCCAGCTCAGGCTACGGCTGCCTGTGTCATCGTGTCACCGTACAGCGGTGCCCAGTGAGACGTGATGACTCCATTTGTTCGGGAATTACACAATTGAATAGTTGATTCATCTCAGTTATGACAGGCGTGTAAGTCACCTTAATTGATCCTGTGCGTTTTAGCGAGGATACGAATACGCCGCTGAGTTAAGACTCTCGTTATGATCGTAATTCCTTGTCATCATCACCCACCCGTCTCTGATCCCTCACAGTGGAAGTGTTTTCCAAGTCTGGGTGTTTCCCGTGTGTCTTAGGATCACCGTCTTCTTCCTTCCACAGCAGCTGAATGTCCTCTCATCAGAAAGGTGATGGGAATCAGGCGACGACAAAAGCTGCGTGGATGTGGCAGCTTTATGCGTTGAGGACCAGGCCTAATGCCCATTCTAATCCTTTCTACATGAAGACATCACATGTGGGCGGCAGGCAAACATGCTGTCAGGAGGAGGATGTGTATCGATGCTGGGGACATATGGTGCACACACATTGTGATAATCTGTTCAAATCTGAATGAGGTTGAGGTAGCGGACAACGGAGAAGATCAATCAACACACTGAATAATCATCGTGGCGTTTCTGAGCTACAAAATATTCAGCGCACAAAAAGAGGCTTTGGAGATGTTTCATTTCTAAGACTGTGTATTAAATGtaggatttaaaaaatgaactgtGTTTCATCGGCTTGTGGACTCTGTCCTATCAATAATAACGACTTTATCCCCCCAAAAATCTGATTAAGATTTCCTGTAGGTGATTCAGAtatgttgtatttttcatcCGCATATGCTCGTCTTCATTTTAGAGGAAGATTAGAGTATTGTGGATGCCAGGTGAACCTGTAGcagttgatgtgttttcaaatgaaaacgtcGTCATGACGATGGCCCAGCTGCTCTGCCAGTGAAGCAGCTCTTCAGGGTGGCAGACTGACCTCATGAGCTCAACAGCATCTCTCTTAAAAGTATCTTTAAAAACCTCACAGAGATAAACGTGGTCCTATTTGACCATCTCTCAATTAGCTCAACAAACATCAGTTTACAGTTTGCACGTCTGTCTCTGCATCTCCACTGAACTGAGTGTTTAACGTGCTTTAAACCTCAGTGCCTTGTCCTCTTAAACATCCACCCCTCTAACAAATACAGAGACAAATTGCCCCCTGcctgtcctctcctcacccctcccctcccttcccctccccCACCTCATCCCTGTCTGTCATACAGGCCTCTGTCTTTAAAGTCTGGGGGAGGGCGGGTAGCGTTTGTCTGACTGACTGGGGTGTGGCAGGAGGCCtggctgtaaaacacacacacaatcacacactaacaaacacacaccacagaggtgaatgcaaattcatgcacgCAAAGACGTGTAATCCTGGATATATGGATTTGTATATGTACTtaccattcatacacacacacacacacacacctaccctCCTCTAGATATTTGCATATTAACAACATTCCCCATCGATGCTCCCAGCACTCACGCCGCCTCTTGGCTCGGTTTATATGTGAGAGATCATTGTTGTGCTGCTACATGGGAGTGTTAGCATGTAAATAATATACTTCCGTTGGTACTGTGGCTTATGTGCGAGTGCATGCACATCACTACAGtgtgtcagtcagtcacagcgtGGTCCTCCCTCTCACACAAAGACCCTGTCAGCACCAGGAgaagccctgtgtgtgtgtgtgtctgtgtgtgtgtgtgtgtgtattggtggGGGTTGCCCAGCTTGCAgtgttcctcctctgtggaggtTGGAGGGAAGGAactgagaggagatggaggatggGGGATCTGAAGTGATTGGGGTGGAGGGGATTATTGGGAAAGGGGCCAGAGTTGTTTTTATGGTCTCATCTCCAGAAACTGTCAGACCACATGCTCCACTGATCTCTTTGTGCCTCTCTGTGACTCACATTGTGTGAAGTTGGAGAAACACACTCTGGAGACTTGGTTTGGGAGTGTGGCGTTATCTTCCTGAACTTCCACATGAAAGAAAAGCATTATTTAGCCCTGGTATTTGATGTAGTCATAAACTAAAagtctgtgtctttctctctgtccctcaccACAGCCCTTCCATCCCATGGTGAACCTGCAGTGCTCTCCAGAGCTCCGGATGTTCCTCTGTGCTCTCTACGCTCCGGTGTGCACGGAGTACGGCCGGAAGACGCTGCCCTGCCGCCGCATCTGTCTGCAGGCCAAGAGCGACTGCTACAAGCTGATGGACATGTTCGGTGTCAGCTGGCCGGAGGAGATGGACTGCAACAGGTTGTCACAACAGTAATAATTCTTCTCCCCTGGATTTAGTTTGGCACTAACAACCCGGCTGCATAAGTCGTTTGAGCAGATGGTCCTTTTGTAAGAAGAGTAATAACACAGCAGCAAGCATGTAAAGTGAATGATTGAGTTCCACTAATAAATACTGCATGGCCTCTAAATCAAAACCTGTTTGTAGACGTAAAACTTAGAACCAGATAATTATGCTATCGTTAAAATGGAAATGATGCGTGTTGTATTTGTTTACTAATGTGGAGCTGATTTGAAGAGAACTGGCTGCTGAGCTTTCTCTGTCCCAGAGAATACAACCAGTTTCACAGTCAGATAATAGATTAAGTCGTCTGCATATTATCACATAAGTGACATAAGCGGCAgcacaaaagcaaaaacaacagTGTGTGCTCAAGTTGTCACAAATGAAAcctgaaaaatgtataataataatccatATTTCAAACAAACACCTGGCACATTTAAGGGATTGATATCTAATATACCTATGATAAATGTAAGAGAACTGTTTGGGCTTGTtggaggaatgtgctctacTTAGTGCTATTCTAGctgtaaatgcattttttttttcaaaaaaatattagtaagaaaaaaaatagttaTAGGTTTTACAAAATACCAACACCAGACAACTGAATAACATATAACCCACATATGCAAATACTAACCAATAAATGATGAATCAAGAAGGTTTTCAACTGACAGATAACgatacaaagacaaaaaacaaaacaaggaattttttttttttttactgtagtaAAATAGTCTTCTAACAGATGTATTCATGGTGTCTTGGTGGGTAAAGATGGTTCCACCTTAATGCTTCAGGTCTGGCTGACAGCAGTTCCATGCTAAATGCTGAACAGCTGAACTAACCCCCCGAGGTCGTCATGTGTCTCCTGCTCCCAGGTTCCCAGACTGTGACGGGCCCTACCCCCGACCTGCTGACCTCCTGTCCAGCTCAGACACAACCGAGACCCCCATCTCCGTCGAGAGGGACTACGGCTTCTGGTGTCCCCGGGAACTCAAGATGGACCCCGAGCTGGGCTACTCCTTCATGGGGGTGCGGGACTGCTCGCCGCCCTGTCCCAACATGTACTTCACCCGGGAGGAGCTGGCGTTCGCCCGCTACTTCATCGGGGTGGTGTCCAtcgtctgcctgtctgccacGCTCTTCACCTTCTTGACTTTTCTCATCGACGTGTCACGATTCCGCTACCCGGAGCGCCCGATCATCTTCTACGCCGTGTGCTACATGATGGTGTCCCTGGTGTTCTTCCTGGGCTTCCTGCTGGAGGACAGAGTTTCCTGTAACGCTGCGAGTCCCGGGAGGTTCCGGGCTTCCACGGTGACTCAAGGCTCCCACAACAAGGTCAGAACTCAGCCCGTGACTTTGTATATTATGCTCTCCTGCTGCctactaggggtgggaattggcaaaaatgtgacgattcaatagtattgcgtttctgcgatatattgcgatactgcaagttttgctattcgattctgcgatatattgctattcatgtcccccatattattcaaaggcattacaaaaaatgaggaaaataagacttctccactcacttcaaatgtcacatttaattctgtgaacaacattgtcttctacacattaactgaagtgcaaaaactaagaaagggtagtgcaaaaacgttgtccttgaacattcaggacacaggacctttgtaattattttctgaataggacacctctcacatgaacgctgagctcccagcacataacttacaattattcaaatacaatacagtaacataaagcagacataatagagtaacataaacctgtgaataatcatataaataagagtaacctagagcttcaatcaaattgaaaaaaataaacaaatgtttactgctagagtccagtccagttggctgcaaggtcatgacccaaaatgttaaattcatttgggaatattggcatttttgttcagaaaaaggagttggtcaacatgctcagatgttaaagtgctcctctgggccgttattatatctcctgcagtggagaacatccttttagcagacacactaggtaacttttaaactctgaaaccctcctcgtcatgctttgccagccaggggctgttacatatataattgtaaataaagtattaaaaaaaaaaattattgcaatactttgggctacagtatcgatataatcgcggccgcaaaatattgcgatactgaacataatcgatttttttcccccaccactactgCCCCACATACTGATCCTGATGTTCTCCCCGTGTCCCAGGCCTGCACTCTGCTCTTCATGGTGCTGTATTTCTTCACCATGGCCAGCAGCGTCTGGTGGGTGATCCTGACCATCACCTGGTTCCTGGCCGCTGTCCCCAAGTGGGGCAGTGAGGCCATCGAGAAGAAGGCTCTCCTCTTCCATGCCGGAGCGTGGGGCATCCCGGGCGTCCTCACGGTCACGCTGCTCGCCATGAACAAGATCGAGGGAGACAGCGTCAGCGGCGTTTGCTTCGTGGGACTCTACAACATGACGGCACTGCGCTGGTTCATACTGGCCCCACTGGGACTGGACGTAGTGGTGAGGAGCCACTCTGCAGACACGTCGACACATTGAAACTTGTACATGCATATTTTAAGCACAGATGACTCACAAATGGAGCGACGCTTGTGAGCGTGTTCAAGCTGTCAACTGGAGCCGCACTGCTCTACTCATCAGACGTGTGCCTCCCTCTCCACATCCCtctatcatacacacacacccaactaacttggggaagacagctttatGTTATAAGgcaccctacatttggaatgaggtccaaaaatctttaaggttgtgctcatttatttcattaaggGAATTCTCAAATCTTATCTCATGTACAACTGACTTCTCCGGTTAGTTAACTTAACCATAGAATTTTATTGAATCGGcaaaaatgattgttttatgaccttttcccttgtattattgtatatatatatatatatgcatatttatttaattcttatttatttatttttttctttcagtgtaTCAACTCTTCAATGTACCCTctgcaccattgtaaatgagggtcttatttctcaatgtgttttccgaggcttaaataaataatcaatcaatgtgGCAGATGATTGAAGTTGAAGGGGATTCCCTATTCACCCTGTGCTTGTCAGTGTCTCTGCCTGTcccttcagccccccccccccccctccaccccacaTCCACCTGTTGGCTCCGACAGCGGCGTTCAAGATATTTGCCCATCCCTCAACATCATACCAATGTAATAATATCTGAGCGGGTGATGAAATCAGAGCCGAGACCCCAAACTGTAACTGTGTTCAGCCAGTCTGACTGAACTTTACTACATCAGGACTTCATCAAGACCTGTGGTTTTAATATGGAGAGAGAATACCACAGGTGATATCTGTAGTTTAACCTCATCCCTCTCTCGTGTCGCCTCAGGTCGGTGTGGCGTTGCTCCTGGCAGGCATACTAGCCCTAAACCGGGTCCGAATGGAGATCCCGCTGGAgaaggagaaccaggagaagcTGGTGAAGTTCATGATCCGTATCGGCGTGTTCTCCGTGCTCTACCTGGTCCCCCTGCTGACCGTGCTGGCCTGCTACCTGTACGAGAGCAGCTACAGAGCCGTGTGGGAGACCACCTGGGTGCAGGAGCGCTGCCGAGAGTACCACATCCCCTGCCCCTACCAGGTGATTCACTCCACTCTGGTTTATTAAAGGAGCAGTGAAATGCATTTTTTACATCAATTATTAACTTTATGCAGCCGGTACTGATCCTACCTGAAATCTGCTTTGGGCAAAGACTGaacatatttttactttaaaggggacatattatgaaaattccacttttgtagtgcttctacacgttaatgtgggtatctggcatgtcttctgtcccaaaaactctggaaaaaaacaactcccgcgatttattgtggttcctctatgtcagtaACGATACActagagtgcgtccaatgggattacgaccggAATACACGTCATAGTCACACCAtacccatgtagggagtctcgctacatggccttggacaCCATCGCCATTATCACCACCggagccggtgagatgatgatggtgatgatggcgagCTCCGGGGTGAGCTCGGTCACAGTCAAAACAGgtaaatctgaggagggctgttttagacagggtaaccagggtgctgttttaaatgatccttgtggtattttgaccaaaatatgttgcagacatttcattaagaccccaaggaaccatatcaacttgtggtaaaatgggcatacgatgtCTCCTTTAAGCTTAAAATAAACAGATAGTTGTTTGTTGCAGGATAATAATAGCTGAGCTTGTCTTCATGAATATTTGCTTTCATCTGCTGGTGTCATCATTTCTATCattcttcattaaaacaaaTGCACAGTGTAAGGATATGATGACACTTttttgcaacacacacatgttcacatcacACATGAGTTACACATTTCAACATGAAATTAGTCTGCTTGTATTTATTGCAACATCATATTTCGGTGGTGCTGTATTTAAGCATAAAACCCAAAGATCCAGAAAATACAGATGAGCACCTACTCACAACCTCAGTGAACCAAACAGGATCACAGGTGCTAACAGTAGCAGAGATTCTGTCGTCACCGTCTGCACAGATGTTGTTGCACATTCAATTcaccactgggacaaagaggctAGAAGACGGAGCAGGAGGTAACAGCTGGAGAGCTGCTGCTCGTCCGCCAGATGTGTTTGCACACAGAGATGTTGAGGAGGAGCAGCTACTCAGGGAGATAGCGTGTCCCAAATACACAGGCTCCGTCCCACACAGACCAGGATGCTCCCACGCTGACTCGTCTTCACAGAGCTGCGTTAGCCTCCAGCATCAGGAAACACACCGCAGCTCATTTGACAGAGCTGTGAATAATTCAGAcggctctccctctctctctcctctgttcctctcagcCAGGTGTAAGCTCCCGTGTGAGCAGCTGCCTCTGCACATCCGCTCGTACTGCTGCATGAGCACAGTGGATTCTGTTAGAGCAGAGAGTAGAACAGTGATGAAGGTGTGCAGTGGTGTACACTTTATCAGGAACTCGGTATTCTGTGGCAGAAGGAAACGGTCGGTCTTGACTGTGCAGTttatccattcacacacacattcatatagtgCCTCTGTTTGCAGCACCTCCTCTATCACACATCAGTCAGACACTGCTggtaatttggggttcagtatcttgcccagcTGCACCACTGCACGCAGAATGGTGGAGACTGGGTTTgagtggacaacccgctctaccccctgagccacagccgcatAATCCAGTATCCTCTATTTAGGTGCTGCCTCACTTAATCTGGATTTCAGCCACTTCAGCACTTAACTCTTACTATTGGAACTAATTGTAAAATTGGTGATGTGGCTTAATGTCTTCGTAGCTACTAAACAGTTGAGCTGATGCTAATAGTGACACAGAGGTGCAGCTGTGGAGAGAGATGCTGGAGCACAGGACTGAGATCAGATGCATTTTGCTACATTGCTCTGCTCTTAATCTGTCCCATGAACACTGCAGTGTGTGAGCGAGCAGTAATCCAGTGTGTGTTCCTGCCGGGAGAGGACGGGGGTCGTGGGGGTCGAGCTGCTCCACATCATAGTTCCAGCACAGCTCTCATACACATCACCACACTGTACCGTGGAGATGCACCACAAAGACTCCACATTGCAACTCCACCCCCGACTCCACCGCCTACATGAAAGAACACACGCTTGTGTTCgcgcacaaacatacacaaagtCCATAACATGCACCAATAGATGGCTCAGACTTAAAGTGCCGTACTATATTTAACTTAAAAGCCTTCCCTTAGGCTCCCACCTCCCTCTGCTACACACATCCTGAGTGATGCTGGACCcatcctcaacacacacacacacacacacacacacacacacacacacgcgagaTAAAAGAAGCAAGAAACCCAAAGGCTGCTTTTTTCTTGTCATACAGATCATTTTTGGCATAGTTATATTAAGTACAcgtcacagtttgtgtgtgtgtgtttgtatgtttgtgtgtgacacagaAGCTTTAAGCCGCTCGTTGACATAATGAGGATGTCGGTTTGGTTGTtcactctcttctctcactGCTGTAATGGGTGTATCTGTGGATGGCTGAGCCTGGGGGCTCTCTGCCTGGCCCCCTCATAATGAGGCCGTCATgactacacgtgtgtgtgtgtgtgtgtgtgtgtgtgtgtgtgtgtgtgtgtgtgtgtgtgtgtgtgtgtgtgtgtgtgtgtgtgtgtgtgtgtgtgacaaagacagagagagaaggagggagatgtGGTTCACAGTTGATATATTGTTACTATTGCAGAAAGCAGCAGTGATGTAAATctgaaatctttatttttgctgtgacaaaaaaatacacagaaacagagaatattgcatcagtttgtgtttatgggcttaaaaaaaaggatttgtgtttttgggcTTAAAACAATGTTCATAACTCATGTAGGCTTTtctctttgtgcgtgtgtgtgtgtgtgttcatgtacagatatctttgtgcaGACCATTTTCAGCTGAGAACTCAAAGGGTGGATTTTAGGTTTGTAATTAGGTTtaagttagggttaggttaagaTTAGGGATAGGCATTTAGTTACAATGTATGATTTAGGTATAAAATGTGAAGTACGGTTAGGGTGTTAGGGTTCGGATTAGGATTAGGCATGATTCAGTCTTAGTGagggataaggttttggttcGGCTGTCTACAATGAATGGTAAGATATTTTTTAAGCAGGAAaaccataaaaaaagaaagaacatacGAGTCAGATATGAAATTtagttcaggttttatttgttCTAAATCACGCCGTACATTATGTTGAATGAAAgatgtgtgtctgctgctgttgtgtttacaACTACGATCTGTTGTCAGTGAGGATGTGGAGACGACTGGGAATGACTGAAACCACTCTGTGAGCAGGCGTGATGCTTGTTTACATACATGACCTACGGACATGACTGTGTAATGGTGTCTCGTGTTTCTGTGTCCGGTTTGACTTGTTAACATATTAATGAAAATAACAGTGTTGTGCATTTTCGGAATGATAAAGCTGCAGATAGTATGGTTTTTAAAGATTCAAATATGAGATTCGCAATAGGAAGTCGGTGTCTGCAACGCTcacgctcacactcacactcacactcacactcacactcacactcacactcacactcacactcacactcacactcacactcacactcacacacacacacacacacacacacacacacacacacacacacacacacacacacacacacacacacacacacaccttcaggcCATATGTGGGTATATTAGCTGCATAATTTCTCTTATTCTGTCTCAACCTCCAGCTCTTCCTCCCACATCCAAACCTACAGAAACTGGTGCAATATTCTCTGTTTCTGTGCTCAACACCAACCTATACCTCTCAACCAATAACacatcttctgtgtgtgtgtgtctgtgtgtaggtggAGAGCAACAGTCGTCCTGACCTGGTCCTCTTCCTCATCAAGTACCTGATGATGCTGATCGTAGGAATCCCCTCTGTGTTCTGGGTGGGCAGCAAGAAGACCTGCTTCGAGTGGGCCAGCTTCTTCCACGGCAAGAGACGCAAAGAGTATGTACTTCGTacttcatacacacactcacactcacactcacactcacactcacactcacactcacactcacactcacacacacatataatgcTGAATATTTTAGTGACAAACTACCTTTAAAACGTCTTTTATATCTTCTGTGCTGTAAAATTACCAATGTTGCTAAATACTGAGTCGTACATTTCTGCTGCGACTCAAACATCCTCCTGCAGTTCTTGAActcagtgtgtgtatctgtgattGTTGTCAGTCACTCAGCTTCAGTCTGAGTGAAGTGTGactctagtgtgtgtgtttgtgtagacgtgtgtgtgtagacGTGTGGCTTGTCGGTGAACACAGGCCCCTCTCTGCGCTCACTCCCCACCCC is part of the Limanda limanda chromosome 18, fLimLim1.1, whole genome shotgun sequence genome and encodes:
- the fzd3a gene encoding frizzled-3a isoform X1 → MDLLWVLSASMLSACVAIPMDGAAESHSLFTCEPITLRMCQGLSYNSTFMPNVLNHYDQQTAALAMEPFHPMVNLQCSPELRMFLCALYAPVCTEYGRKTLPCRRICLQAKSDCYKLMDMFGVSWPEEMDCNRFPDCDGPYPRPADLLSSSDTTETPISVERDYGFWCPRELKMDPELGYSFMGVRDCSPPCPNMYFTREELAFARYFIGVVSIVCLSATLFTFLTFLIDVSRFRYPERPIIFYAVCYMMVSLVFFLGFLLEDRVSCNAASPGRFRASTVTQGSHNKACTLLFMVLYFFTMASSVWWVILTITWFLAAVPKWGSEAIEKKALLFHAGAWGIPGVLTVTLLAMNKIEGDSVSGVCFVGLYNMTALRWFILAPLGLDVVVGVALLLAGILALNRVRMEIPLEKENQEKLVKFMIRIGVFSVLYLVPLLTVLACYLYESSYRAVWETTWVQERCREYHIPCPYQVESNSRPDLVLFLIKYLMMLIVGIPSVFWVGSKKTCFEWASFFHGKRRKEALTPSPAACSSHSSILHYFTHHPTTFPLSLPTLLRLSLPTLPLPSSSSTPPSTIPCCSAMVNDSRQVLQEPDFSQLLLRDPHAHISRKSRGTSTQGTSTHASSTHLAMLDEPPSASTSRAGSLRSARSKVSSYHGSLHRHRDDRYTASSFRAIDDRLPYGSMPRLNDQSQPRHCSSNRLEGLSRHGSTQLLESQSRHSSVRDLSSATQAVLCNPGNGIHKVLEEDGSTA
- the fzd3a gene encoding frizzled-3a isoform X2 — translated: MDLLWVLSASMLSACVAIPMDGAAESHSLFTCEPITLRMCQGLSYNSTFMPNVLNHYDQQTAALAMEPFHPMVNLQCSPELRMFLCALYAPVCTEYGRKTLPCRRICLQAKSDCYKLMDMFGVSWPEEMDCNRFPDCDGPYPRPADLLSSSDTTETPISVERDYGFWCPRELKMDPELGYSFMGVRDCSPPCPNMYFTREELAFARYFIGVVSIVCLSATLFTFLTFLIDVSRFRYPERPIIFYAVCYMMVSLVFFLGFLLEDRVSCNAASPGRFRASTVTQGSHNKACTLLFMVLYFFTMASSVWWVILTITWFLAAVPKWGSEAIEKKALLFHAGAWGIPGVLTVTLLAMNKIEGDSVSGVCFVGLYNMTALRWFILAPLGLDVVVGVALLLAGILALNRVRMEIPLEKENQEKLVKFMIRIGVFSVLYLVPLLTVLACYLYESSYRAVWETTWVQERCREYHIPCPYQVESNSRPDLVLFLIKYLMMLIVGIPSVFWVGSKKTCFEWASFFHGKRRKDAMVNDSRQVLQEPDFSQLLLRDPHAHISRKSRGTSTQGTSTHASSTHLAMLDEPPSASTSRAGSLRSARSKVSSYHGSLHRHRDDRYTASSFRAIDDRLPYGSMPRLNDQSQPRHCSSNRLEGLSRHGSTQLLESQSRHSSVRDLSSATQAVLCNPGNGIHKVLEEDGSTA
- the fzd3a gene encoding frizzled-3a isoform X3, with product MDLLWVLSASMLSACVAIPMDGAAESHSLFTCEPITLRMCQGLSYNSTFMPNVLNHYDQQTAALAMEPFHPMVNLQCSPELRMFLCALYAPVCTEYGRKTLPCRRICLQAKSDCYKLMDMFGVSWPEEMDCNRFPDCDGPYPRPADLLSSSDTTETPISVERDYGFWCPRELKMDPELGYSFMGVRDCSPPCPNMYFTREELAFARYFIGVVSIVCLSATLFTFLTFLIDVSRFRYPERPIIFYAVCYMMVSLVFFLGFLLEDRVSCNAASPGRFRASTVTQGSHNKACTLLFMVLYFFTMASSVWWVILTITWFLAAVPKWGSEAIEKKALLFHAGAWGIPGVLTVTLLAMNKIEGDSVSGVCFVGLYNMTALRWFILAPLGLDVVVGVALLLAGILALNRVRMEIPLEKENQEKLVKFMIRIGVFSVLYLVPLLTVLACYLYESSYRAVWETTWVQERCREYHIPCPYQVESNSRPDLVLFLIKYLMMLIVGIPSVFWVGSKKTCFEGTSTQGTSTHASSTHLAMLDEPPSASTSRAGSLRSARSKVSSYHGSLHRHRDDRYTASSFRAIDDRLPYGSMPRLNDQSQPRHCSSNRLEGLSRHGSTQLLESQSRHSSVRDLSSATQAVLCNPGNGIHKVLEEDGSTA